The Rattus rattus isolate New Zealand chromosome 8, Rrattus_CSIRO_v1, whole genome shotgun sequence genome contains the following window.
TTCATACAGCCTTCCATTCAGTGAGTGTTGTCAGATCCTCTGCTTTCTCAGCTGGTTAGGTCTGACTTGCAGTCCAAGGTTCCTTTCCAATGGGACGCTCTGGTGTGTTTTCAGGATTGACATGTATGCCGATGGCACCCAGGacctgatgatgatgattatcGGGGCTCCATTTAAAGCCCctcaggaaaaagaagagagcctAGCTTTAGCAGTGAAGAGGGCTAAAACCCGTTACTTCCCAGTGTTTGAAAAGGTAAGCTTGTTTACCTCCTGATGTGCAGAATATTTAAGAATCAGTGttcaaaaagataaacaagacGGGGGCCACTGGGCAAAGACACCTGCTCTCAAGTCTGAAAGCTTGATTTAAAATTTGAGGACTCCGATGGTGGAAGGAGACACCCAactcctgcaggctgtcctctggtctcttcATGCATAGCATGGCACATGCATCTCCCCATACATAGTCAGACaacataaaacatacaaataaaaacacaggctGTATCAGAGCTTCCCTGCTGTAGggtctgtggtgttttgaatgagagtggctgccataggctcacatatttaaaTACTCTTTTCTTCATAAGTTTTGACcctgttttagttacttttctattgctataataagacatcatgactaaggcCACTTAtaggaggaagagtttatttgggactcacagtttcagagggttagagtccatgaccatcatggtagggagcatggcatcaggcatgcaggcgtggtgctggagcagtagatAAGACCTTACATATTAAGATACAAGCATGAGATACAGAGAGCTTACTAAGAATggtgtgggtttttgaaacctcaaagcctgccgcAGTGATACTGCCGCAGTGATACGCATCCCTCAAccaggctacaccttctaatcctttcaaatagttctACTCCGTGgtaaccaagtattcaaatctgAGCCTACTGAAGATATTCTCACTCAAACAACTACAATGTTTATTGTATCTAATTTGTTTGATACAATTGATTTCTTATTCAGAAATGTAGACTGAAACTACACCCATTCCTCATCACAAAGAGGTGTAAGAATTGGTTTTATGTATTTCCACCCAGTTTTTCAATATaaataaaggcattttcttttcatttatagaTAATTGTGGTTTTATTGAAGGTATTTACAccactattttattattatttagaagaTGTTCCAAAGCAAAATTTCTGTGTAACTACTAGTTGGCATTAACAAATGTCAATTCTACTACTTTCTTGCTTAAGACCTTTTCCTAataattagattttttaatttagatttttttaaatagtatttttaaaatattttatttatttattatatattatgagtacattatagctgtcttcagacacaccaaaagagggcatcggatcccatttcagatggttgtgagccaccctgtggttgctgggatttgaactcaggacctcgggaagagcagtcagtgctcttaaccactgagccatctctccagcccctaatttagatttttaaaaaattttattttatgtgtatgagtattttcccTGCCTGAatgaatgtctgtgtatcatgtgtgtgcctggtaacCATGGAAACCAAAAGAactgtcagatctcctggaaccggagttacagaagGTGTACATGCTGTGAATCATTGAGACATTTATCCGGACCCTTTCCCAAGTTCTTACATATGTTATCCCCTCTTTGtgtgaaccattttttttttaaatgtatttgctaCTCAAAGCTGACTCTGGTGtctttttatatttccattgGGTATGGAAAAATTCTCTTCTTTTCAAGTGTGGTCTTCCAGTTCCACCGGTGACTTATTTTGATTTGTGTCACCGCAGCTGGGTCTCAATAGTTGTAGCTCCCATGTCTCTGAACTGGTGGGTGCAGCTTTCCTTCACTTCCCCCGGGCTTTTCAAAAAATTGTCAGTACTTCACCACACAAGGGCCCTGATGATCACTGACCTTTCCCAAACAGAGCGAACCAGTTTATAGTTCGTGCTCGAGGGTTGGCTTTACCCCTTCTTGACAGGACtggagaccaaaaaaaaaaaaagacttcagtgAATCTCTCAGTACAGATAGGCAAATCGTGATTACTTCCATTAaaatagggtttttttccccttctctgtagATTTTAAAAGACCACGGAGAGGATTTTCTTGTTGGCAACCAACTCAGTTGGGCAGACATACAGCTACTAGAAGCCATTTTGATGGTGGAAGAAATCAGTGCTCCTGTGTTGTCCGACTTCCCTCTGCTGCAGGTAGGACGCTGGTCAGTGTGGACACAGCCCAGGGAGGTGCAGCTGGACCAAAGACTACAACAATACACACCTCGAGGCTGAACTTAAAACTTAGGAGAAACCGTTCCTTAGAATATCGTCATCTTCACTCTGGTTGTGTGATCTCGCTTACACTGTAGGGTCCGTCAGGGAATGAAACTTTACGTGATGGGGAAATGGGGATTTGAGGTTCCAGTATGAACACTTAAACTGCTGGGGCATGTGGCTCACAGGGCCAGCATGCAATGAGGTCTTAGTTCAATCCCTAATAAATGCAAAACTCTCAGAACACTcgggactttttttttcagtactctGAACATTTTTACTTCCTGAAGCAAGAATATCgatcttttgttcttccttcctggcTCCTATAAGATGGCGCTGTTCACTTTGAGTGGTCCTGATGCTGGGCCATCCTTTGGTTGCATTGCCCTAGATTGCGGGAAGAATCCCATGATTACCACACTTACTCCGCCCGGGGCTCTAGCTCCTCTCATTTCTCTCAGAGAAAACCACTAGGTTTTGTCTGTTAAGAACAGTGTTTCTAATTAGTTTCTTCTAATTAGTTATACTGAAAATATAAACCACATTTAAGAGCAGACTCCATGCCCAGCAATAGATGGCCAACATAAAACTCGATGGTgtttttggagtttttgtttggttttggtctcATATTGCTTTGTCTGGGTCCCTTGACTGGCCTTTTGCCTATATATTGTGTTTTCCATTTTGAGGTTTTatgagttttgtttgtgtgtatttatctgtctacatgtatatgtgtttctcctgctttttttttttttttttttttttttttttttttggttctttttttcgctggggatcgaacccagggccttgcgcttcctaggcaagcgctctaccactgagctaaatccccaacccctgctttttttttatttttcttttatttgttagtttgttctttttgttttatccctgtttgtttgtcttctatTTGCCttttgttagagagagagagagagagagagagagagagaggtgttgaaTGCGTGAGGAAGTGGGGGGATCTGGGAGGGGAAGGATagggatggaaagaaaaaattgtAGGAAAATCATCTCCTCTTATAACCAAATCCTGATTTCCTAGTGGTTGTGCCAGCTACTGAGCCCCTCACTTCACCATTTCTTGTTTCAGGCATTTAAGACAAGAATCAGCAACATTCCTACAATTAAGAAGTTCCTGCAacctggaagtcagaggaagcCACCTCCGGATGGCCACTATGTTGACGTGGTCAGGACCGTCCTGAAGTTCTAGTGACAGCGTGCTTTAAAGTGGCTACTGCAAGGGTCCAATCGCAGCAGCAGCTACAGAGCATTCCAGAGGCAAGATAGAGCTCCCAGGAGTAAAGGtcttcaaagaacaaaaccactcTGTCCACAATGACAAATGCCAATTAAATAGAGTGAAAAACTATTCTCATTGGTGAggtgttcattttgttttaagcTTGTCAGCTGTAGATGACAGCCTACAAATGTCATGAAACGAGAGTACCTTATGAGGTggtagacagacatacagattcAGGACATTGAGCTAAAGGGGGCACTATTTTAGTGTCTTATAAAGGTCAGGACCGTAACTAGGGGTGGTGGCGAATGCAGACTTGGAAGCAGAGGATCACTTCAGTGTCTACACTGGTTTCTGAGAACTTAGGATTGGAAATAAGGTCGAACAGTGCTGGGAATCACTGTGCTGTCtactaggaaaaaaaacaaaacacctcgcACATCAGACAGCCCTCCTCCAGCAACAAGAGCCATGGAAGTTTGGTTCTTACTTTGCCTAGACAATCCCAGAGACCAGTGGGACCAACCAGTGAATACTTCCTTATTCACCAAAGCTTCCTCAGCCTTGATGTGCTTTCTTTAAGGTTACTAACGTCATACATTAAAGCTGGACCCCGCACAGGGTTCATTTGATGGGAGTAGAAGAGGTGGAGATGGTACTGTGACTTGGTGGCTTCTGGTCCGAAGAAAGCTCCTGCCAGTGGTTTGGAAAACGTGATTGCCAGCTCCAGTTTTCTCCTAGGACAGCCCACCTgttcttaaaaattacatttatttgttagggatgtgtgtgtgtgtgtgtgtgtgtgtgtgtgtgtgtgtgtgtgcgtgtgtgtgtacaggcatatGTCACGGTGCATATAAAAATTGAGGACAACATTCAGAAGTCACCCCAGGGTTGAACTCTGGCTGTCAGCCTTGTGGACAAGGACCTCAAGCTGCTGAGTACCTCACCAGCTCCCTTTCCTGTCGATTTCTGGTGTGCATCATGCCTTTTCTTGTGAAATAACTTGATGATTTGGATTTCATTCCATTTCCTTAGGGCCATCGAGGAGTGCGACTGCACGAATGTTTCACCCTGctccactcctccctcctcctttcttcaggTGATGGGCTGATCAGCAATTATGACAGCCAGGCCCCTCTGCATACCCCACCCTGGTACATGTGAGCCTGGGCCCCTTCTGTAGTCATCAGCCTTGCCTTATGTAATGAGCACATAAAACGATTCGTTTACTGGGTTCGTATCCTTCCCATCGTCTTGTCAATGATATACTTCCAACCACCGTAAGCCAGGGACCACCCGTACCTCCTGATTCTTCCTCTGTGGTTATCTTTGGCTCCACTGCCTGTGTGCAGAGTGGAGCATCCTCCATATCAGGAGTTATAATTGGTCTTTTAGAAAAAGTGAACCTCAGAAAACCCAACTGCATTAGGGAGCTTGGAGGCCCCGCTTTCATTCCTCCACTGGTAGAATCTGAGTTTTGGACAGAGAAAGAATAGAGGTACTGCGTTGAGATGACCATAGGGATGGGGCTTGGAACtcaggaggcccttggtcctgtttgAAAAGGTATTGGCGTGGCAATTCTATTGCTACCATTGGTCCCTATCTtagtgatgaaacatcatgaccgaaaagcaagatgggggtggggcggggaagtggagagatggttcagaggttaagaacactgttcttccagaggtcctgagttcaattcccagcaaccacatggtggatcacaaccacttgtaatgggatcctatgccctttTGTGGTGTGTCTGCACACCACAGCAATAGCATActcacataagtaaaataaataaattaatcttaaaacaagcaagatggggagggagaattTCTTTGACTTAGGCTTCCACatccatagtccatcactgaagaaagtcaggacaggaacctgaaggcaggagctgatgcagaggccatggaggggtgctgcttactgccttgctccccatggcttgctcagcctgctttcttacagaacccaggaccaccagcctaggagtatcaccacccacaatgagttTGGTCCTTTCCAATCAAATATTATAGCCtacaagctgggcatggtggcatatgactttaatcccagcacttgggaggcagagacaagtgaatctctaagtttgaggctagcctggtctacaaaacgagatccaggacagtcacaccagctgttacacagagaaaccctgtctccaaaacaaaacaaatttgcTCTCATGTTGTTCTTGCCACTGTGGTATGAATGGGCCTGTCTTGCCAAGCCATTGTTGAGGTTTGGAGAATGGCTGGAGGTTTAAAGCACACATGAAACACCTTTACTGTAAACCCAACCATAAGGGCATAGTAGTATACAGCAAGCTtatggtcttttaaaaatagtttcaagTTGACAAGCCTCTGTCCATGCCCATATGGAATTATGCTGCTAGTCAATTAATTCATCTGGGTAACTATGGAACAGATATTTTAAGAACAGCACACAGAATGAGTAGGGCTCCTGAGTGGGGCAGAGTGGGGGCTCCTGATTTTAAGCCAGGAGGAGGAACCCAATACTCAAGAGGTTGAATGTGGTCATGCTTCCTTCTTGCTCTAAACTTCAATGCCCTCCTCTGCTAATGAGATTCTATCAGCTACTTCCTAGATTGTTTGTAGAAGGGAGAGTCATTCTTAGATATCACCATGAATCGTGAAAATGGGTGTGAGTCACAGCAAATAATCTAATCTCTTGGCCTCGTTTGTGTTGTCCCAGCAAAGCTTATGTCCACCTTTGTCCCTGTCTTGGCCTGGCCTCTGGAAGCCCCATATTTGCAACTGGGAAAAGTTACTTAATAGAAAGACAATTTTGATAACATGTAAGTACAATCAAAGTTCGTATCCAACTGTAGCAGGACCTTCAGTCAATGACTAAGGAATTTTGGGGTTTTGTAATCTCTGGGCTCTGTGTTCCTAATTACTCATGGATCACCCATTAGTGTTAACTTCGCTCTCCCTTTCTGTCTACTGAATTATAATGAAATTAATTACCTGGTAACCTATGCAAACTCTTAAGATGAGGAGAGTATTCTTCTAAAAGACTTTTTAACCATCTAACTTTGAAAATGCTGaattaaatgttttgttgtttgtgcaTGTTTAAGGTCAGTAgggaagtgtgtgtatgtttagggTCAgtagggaagtgtgtgtgtgtttagggtcAGTAgggaagtgtgtgtatgtttagggTCAGTAGGGAAGTGTGTGTATATTTAGGGTCAgtagggaagtgtgtgtgtgtttagggtcagtagggaagtgtgtgtgtgtttagggtcAGTAGGGAAGTGTGCGTGTGTTTAGGGTCAgtagggaagtgtgtgtgtgtttagggtcAGAAGGAAAAGCTCTTGCCACGCAAATCTGATGACCTGGGattgagccccagaacccaggtaaagaTGGAAAGAGACAACTAAAGCCATAAaagtgtcctctgactgccacaggcacaccatggcacacacacgtgtgcacccTCACATACACCAATACATAAGATAAGTAATTTAAAACGTGGCTACTTAAAATATGTTGAGAGTGAAAGAGCAGGACACCTGACATCCACCTATGGCCtctgcaggaacacacacaggtatatgcACCCACACATTCATATGTctaaacacacatgtgtacacacacacacacaaacaaaggcaATATAAAAGGTAACCATAAACTTATCTACAAAGGCAAGTATATCAGAGCTCTCAAAAGGAACTCTAaaattcaggaaagaaaatgatatatTTCAAGCCCTGAAAGTATATAGCTATCCATCACAAATTTTTATATACAGGAATGACATCCTTTAAATTgaatagaggaaaaaaaacaacattttcagAACAAACTAAGGCAGTTCACGATTACCACAGCAACACTGCAGAAAACAGCACATTCCAGTTTTCTCCACATCTACAATCCATAATTCTTTCTTGTTCAAAACCTCTTTAcctttctttctcatctccaATTCTTCCTATTATTCAATTCTTAACTACGACATTTTATGGTGTAACAATCTCTAAAGTGTCTGGACCCCAATATTCTCACAATGTTCCCTCCCCAGCCACTTTGCACACCTTGTTTTCTGAGTTGATCTAACACAGCCATATCTTTACACAGATGACTTCCCCTCTACACCTACTCTCAGTAACTAATACCCTATGCGCCACGCTACCCTGGCATTTATATTCCAACAGTTATTGAAGAGAAAGGGACCATTGCCTTTAACTTGGTAAACACCATTTGCATGGCGTACACAGCAGTTGCAGCCACTTAAACAGGTGCTGCTCTACTCTGGGAATGACACAGGGGTCATACCAGCttccagggacacagagacagaagatcTAAATTCTGAATACTGCTCCTCATGCCCGCCGCAATCTAGTAGACATTTGAAAATCATCTGTGCAtatgataaatagataaaaacaatgtgtgtaatttaaaaaaaagcaaaaccatgaGAAATGTATGCAACAGCATAACCATAGATGAGTAATCCCAACATAGTAAGAAACAGAACAATCAGAGAAGTAcaaatccccctcccccaaatactgATTCCATATTAATTCCCCCAAAGAGCAAACTAGTCAAAATCCAGGACAAAGGATATAAAGCATGATTATAGGACTCTTGGCTGAGCCACCATGCTCAGAGCATGCtaagttttgtttgcttctttgcttttgtGCTTAATGTGGGAGTAAAGGACTTTTTCCCTGCTTATGCTTTTATTGACTGCCTATAATGTTTCTACATGCAGGTAAAGGCCATTGTCACCAagtcagatgacctgagtttaatccacGCATCCCACATGGCAGGGAGAGAACAAACTCCTGTGAGTTGTACCTTGATCTCTACATGCATGCCACGGCATTTGTGCACATAAATAATAAACCAATAAATCAATTAAGAGAGAGATAGAATGAAAATGTAATTGTAAGAACGTTTACTGAAACCAGAGAGTGTATGATAAAATCCTAA
Protein-coding sequences here:
- the LOC116907654 gene encoding glutathione S-transferase alpha-4, giving the protein MEAKPKLYYFQGRGRMESIRWLLATAGVEFEEEFLETREQYEKLQKDGCLLFGQVPLVEIDGMLLTQTRAILSYLAAKYNLYGKDLKERVRIDMYADGTQDLMMMIIGAPFKAPQEKEESLALAVKRAKTRYFPVFEKILKDHGEDFLVGNQLSWADIQLLEAILMVEEISAPVLSDFPLLQAFKTRISNIPTIKKFLQPGSQRKPPPDGHYVDVVRTVLKF